From Triticum urartu cultivar G1812 chromosome 2, Tu2.1, whole genome shotgun sequence, a single genomic window includes:
- the LOC125541755 gene encoding probable carboxylesterase 2 yields the protein MAKNAAATADAGDEVVHDFSPLLLVHRSGRLERPLAMPPVPPGHDAATGVVSKDVSLSPFSFVRLYRPPETGAGAGKKLPVLVYFHGGGFVIGSAASAAYHRCLNDLTAACAAVAVSVDYRLAPEHLLPAAYEDSLAALKWVLSAADPWLAERADLSRIFLAGDSAGGNICHHLTMHHDFRGAAGRLKGIVLIHPWFWGKEPIGEEPRPGRAEGVEQKGLWEFVCPDAVDGADDPRMNPTVEGAPGLENLACEKVMVCVAEGDFLRWRGRAYADAAARARGPEPAVELFESEGVGHVFYLYEPATEKARELLQRIVAFVRAE from the coding sequence ATGGCAAAGAACGCCGCGGCCACCgccgacgccggcgacgaggtcgTCCACGACTTCTCTCCGCTCCTCCTGGTCCACAGGAGCGGCAGGCTCGAGCGGCCCCTCGCCATGCCGCCCGTCCCGCCCGGCCACGACGCCGCAACGGGCGTCGTGTCCAAGGACGTGTCGCTCTCGCCCTTCTCGTTCGTGCGTCTCTACCGCCCGCCCGAAACGGGCGCCGGCGCCGGCAAGAAGCTCCCCGTCCTCGTGTACTTCCACGGCGGGGGGTTCGTGATCGGGTCGGCCGCGTCGGCCGCTTACCACCGCTGCCTCAACGACCTCACCGCGGCCTGCGCCGCCGTCGCGGTCTCCGTCGACTACCGCCTCGCCCCGGAGCACCTGCTCCCCGCGGCGTACGAGGACTCCCTGGCGGCCCTCAAGTGGGTGCTCTCCGCCGCCGACCCGTGGCTCGCCGAGAGAGCCGACCTCTCCCGCATTTTCCTCGCGGGAGACAGCGCCGGCGGCAACATCTGCCACCACCTCACCATGCACCACGACTTCAGGGGCGCCGCAGGAAGGCTCAAGGGGATCGTCCTGATCCACCCGTGGTTCTGGGGCAAGGAGCCCATCGGCGAAGAGCCCCGGCCGGGGCGCGCGGAGGGCGTGGAGCAGAAGGGCCTGTGGGAGTTCGTGTGCCCCGACGCAGTGGACGGCGCGGACGACCCCCGGATGAACCCGACCGTGGAGGGCGCGCCGGGGCTGGAGAACCTGGCGTGCGAGAAGGTGATGGTGTGCGTCGCCGAGGGGGACTTCTTGCGTTGGCGCGGCAGGGCGTACGCGGATGCGGCGGCCCGGGCGAGGGGCCCCGAGCCGGCGGTGGAGCTGTTCGAGTCGGAGGGGGTCGGCCACGTGTTCTACCTGTACGAGCCTGCGACGGAGAAGGCCAGGGAGTTGCTCCAGAGGATCGTGGCGTTCGTCAGAGCGGAGTGA